A single window of Brevundimonas vitisensis DNA harbors:
- a CDS encoding GNAT family N-acetyltransferase, with protein MTLLTTDRLSLSPVAPADYDDLCGLFGDPAFTRHIMGRALNGEEVWSRLLRDLGHWQVLNFGNWSIRSRSDGTYVGQVGVLDYRRHIDPPLDSPELGWGLATAHQGHGYGLEAVSAVLAWTDARLTAPRTVCMIAPDNVRSKALAERAGYRPFAHTDYAARPVVLMERPRRAPPGP; from the coding sequence GTGACCCTGCTGACCACCGACCGGCTGAGCCTGTCGCCTGTCGCTCCGGCCGATTATGACGACCTGTGCGGCCTGTTCGGCGACCCGGCATTCACCCGCCACATCATGGGCCGGGCGCTGAATGGCGAGGAGGTCTGGTCCCGCCTGCTGCGCGACCTGGGCCACTGGCAGGTGCTGAACTTTGGCAACTGGTCGATCCGTTCGCGGAGCGACGGCACCTATGTCGGCCAGGTCGGGGTGCTGGACTATCGCCGCCATATCGACCCGCCGCTGGATTCGCCCGAACTGGGTTGGGGGCTGGCCACTGCCCATCAAGGACACGGCTATGGGCTTGAGGCCGTGTCGGCAGTGCTGGCCTGGACCGATGCCCGCCTGACCGCGCCCCGCACCGTCTGCATGATCGCCCCGGACAATGTGCGCTCAAAGGCTCTGGCCGAGCGTGCCGGCTATCGACCCTTTGCCCACACCGACTATGCCGCTCGCCCGGTCGTCCTGATGGAGCGGCCCCGGCGAGCCCCGCCCGGGCCGTAG
- the map gene encoding type I methionyl aminopeptidase codes for MYETPDLQTDTLVRTSEIRVHAPEDFDGMRAAGRLVAEALDMIGEFVVPGVTTGELDDRIRQFTLDRGALPACLGYKGYSKTICTSINHVVCHGIPGDRVLKDGDIVNIDHTVIVDGWHGDSSRMYAVGNINARARKLIEVTYDGLEAGLAQIKPGNTFGDIGYAIQRVVEEARMSVVRDFCGHGIGRIFHDSPNVLHYGRRGEGAVLKPGMFFTVEPMVNLGKPHVKVLSDGWTAVTRDKSLSAQCEHSVGVTEDGVELFSASPAGLFRPKF; via the coding sequence ATGTACGAAACGCCCGACCTTCAGACCGATACCTTGGTTCGCACCAGCGAAATCCGCGTGCATGCGCCCGAGGATTTCGACGGCATGCGCGCCGCCGGTCGCCTGGTGGCCGAGGCGCTGGACATGATCGGCGAGTTCGTCGTGCCGGGCGTCACGACCGGCGAGCTGGACGACCGCATCCGCCAGTTCACCCTGGACCGCGGGGCCCTGCCGGCCTGCCTGGGGTACAAGGGCTATTCAAAGACCATCTGCACCTCGATCAACCATGTCGTCTGCCACGGCATTCCCGGCGACCGGGTGTTGAAGGACGGCGACATCGTCAACATCGACCACACCGTCATCGTCGACGGCTGGCATGGCGACTCCAGCCGCATGTATGCGGTCGGCAACATCAATGCCCGCGCCCGCAAGCTGATCGAGGTCACCTATGACGGGCTGGAGGCGGGCCTGGCGCAGATCAAGCCCGGCAATACCTTTGGCGACATCGGCTATGCCATCCAGCGCGTGGTCGAAGAGGCGCGGATGAGCGTGGTGCGCGACTTCTGCGGTCACGGCATCGGCCGCATCTTCCACGACAGCCCCAACGTTCTGCACTATGGCCGCCGGGGCGAGGGCGCGGTGCTGAAACCGGGCATGTTCTTCACCGTCGAGCCGATGGTGAACCTGGGCAAGCCGCATGTGAAGGTCCTGTCCGACGGCTGGACCGCCGTGACCCGCGACAAGTCCCTGTCCGCCCAGTGCGAGCACTCGGTCGGCGTCACCGAGGACGGCGTCGAACTGTTCTCCGCCAGCCCGGCGGGTCTGTTCAGGCCGAAATTCTAG
- a CDS encoding BolA family protein has translation MPMPADALHACLAEAFPDAEIVIDDLAGDGDHYRARIVSTAFIGLNRVKQHQLVYAALKGRMGGELHALALETSVPASGG, from the coding sequence ATGCCGATGCCCGCCGATGCCCTGCATGCCTGCCTGGCCGAGGCCTTTCCTGACGCCGAGATCGTGATCGACGATCTGGCCGGCGACGGAGACCACTATCGCGCGCGCATCGTCTCGACCGCCTTCATCGGCCTGAACCGCGTGAAACAGCACCAACTGGTCTATGCCGCGCTCAAGGGGCGGATGGGCGGCGAGCTGCACGCCCTGGCCCTTGAGACCTCCGTTCCTGCTTCGGGAGGCTGA
- the radC gene encoding RadC family protein, with amino-acid sequence MDQPETKARTPHHAGHRERLRERARGAGIHHLPDYELLELFLFRSQPQGDVKPIAKALLQRFGSLAAVLAASVEDLMTVKAEDSRGRAKGIGAETALDIAALHEVARRVAKEEANKRTVISSWTALLAYVRLSLQHEPREQFRVLYLDKKNQLILDEVQNRGTVDHAPVYPREVVRRALELSASAMIIVHNHPSGDPTPSRADIEMTKQVVQAARSLSLEVHDHLIVGREGVASFKQLGLM; translated from the coding sequence CTGGATCAGCCAGAGACCAAAGCCAGGACGCCCCACCACGCCGGTCATCGCGAACGCCTGCGCGAGCGGGCGCGAGGGGCGGGGATCCATCACCTGCCGGATTATGAACTGCTGGAGCTGTTCCTGTTCCGCAGCCAGCCGCAGGGCGACGTCAAGCCGATCGCCAAGGCCCTCTTGCAGCGGTTCGGCTCGCTGGCCGCCGTCCTGGCCGCCTCGGTCGAGGATCTGATGACGGTCAAGGCCGAGGACAGCCGGGGCCGGGCCAAGGGCATCGGGGCCGAGACCGCCCTGGACATCGCCGCCCTGCACGAGGTCGCTCGCCGCGTGGCCAAGGAAGAGGCCAATAAGCGCACCGTCATCTCGTCCTGGACGGCCCTGCTGGCCTATGTCCGGCTGTCGCTGCAGCACGAGCCACGCGAGCAGTTCCGCGTGCTGTATCTGGACAAGAAGAACCAGCTGATCCTGGACGAGGTTCAGAACCGGGGCACGGTCGACCACGCCCCGGTCTATCCGCGCGAGGTCGTGCGCCGGGCGCTGGAACTGTCGGCCAGCGCCATGATCATCGTGCACAACCATCCGTCCGGCGATCCGACGCCCTCGCGCGCTGACATCGAGATGACGAAACAGGTCGTCCAGGCTGCCCGGTCGCTGAGCCTGGAGGTTCACGACCATCTGATCGTGGGGCGCGAGGGCGTGGCCAGCTTTAAGCAACTGGGCCTGATGTGA
- a CDS encoding aldo-keto reductase family protein encodes MRYRPFGRSGAAVSAVTLSLNLQALARGPDFARELIYSALEAGINSYHLETADPVLAEIVGGALSHIDRKLVYVTLALGAGDGRRGSQRDFSAEGMTGAIDRALHVSGLRWIDVALLDEPGEHELPQSSLTALKALRATERVRLLGIQGDSEVMDAYVSTGAFDVLATSFHVNSPWQVRSRIRTAREQDMAIFAGGYFPDSLDSERKAAVAHVEPKKKGLFGFVRDPKARPASDPLSGAGTFAFLHRTANWTAEQICLAYALTDPSVSSVLIKANDPERLNLLAMVPERDMPPGVSAQLEMARVATAAA; translated from the coding sequence ATGCGTTATCGCCCCTTTGGACGCAGCGGTGCGGCCGTCTCGGCGGTCACGCTCAGCCTCAATCTGCAAGCCCTTGCGCGGGGCCCCGATTTCGCACGCGAGCTGATCTATTCGGCCCTGGAAGCGGGCATCAACAGCTATCACCTGGAGACCGCCGATCCGGTTCTGGCCGAAATCGTCGGTGGTGCGCTCAGCCATATCGACCGCAAGCTGGTCTATGTCACCCTGGCCCTGGGGGCCGGTGACGGCCGCCGGGGATCGCAGCGCGATTTCTCGGCTGAGGGCATGACCGGGGCGATCGACCGGGCACTGCATGTGTCGGGCCTGCGCTGGATCGACGTGGCCCTGCTGGACGAGCCGGGCGAGCACGAATTGCCGCAATCCTCGCTGACCGCCTTGAAGGCCCTGCGCGCGACCGAGCGTGTCCGCCTGCTGGGCATCCAGGGCGACAGCGAAGTCATGGACGCCTATGTCTCGACCGGCGCCTTCGATGTCCTGGCCACCAGTTTTCACGTCAACTCGCCCTGGCAGGTCCGTTCGAGAATCCGCACGGCGCGCGAACAGGACATGGCCATCTTCGCGGGCGGCTATTTCCCGGACTCGCTGGACTCCGAACGAAAGGCCGCCGTCGCCCACGTTGAGCCGAAGAAGAAGGGGCTGTTCGGCTTCGTCCGCGACCCGAAGGCCCGTCCCGCATCCGATCCGCTCAGCGGCGCGGGCACCTTCGCCTTCCTGCACCGCACGGCCAACTGGACGGCCGAGCAGATCTGCCTCGCCTACGCCCTGACCGACCCGTCGGTGTCCAGCGTGCTGATCAAGGCCAATGACCCCGAACGGCTGAACCTGCTGGCGATGGTGCCCGAGCGCGACATGCCCCCCGGCGTCTCCGCCCAGCTGGAAATGGCCCGCGTCGCCACCGCTGCGGCCTAG